CCTGGTATCAATCGCTCCTGACGATGATAACTTTGACTTTGACAACGGTTATACCGGTACTATTCAGTACGGTTTAGCTATTGCTGACGCTTATGCTACACACAGCGCAAGCAGCGGTAACAGCGATTCAAACGGTATCGAGTCAGACAATAACGCACCTGCTGAAGATGCTAACTACGCTATCACTCCAAAAACACACCCTAAGCTTAAAAACTTTACCATTATTGGTGCTCCTGCTTTAAACAGCTGGTCTGCTCCGGGTTACCTGTATGCTGCACGTATCAGAAGAGGTTCTGAAATTGATTTTGAAAACTCTATCATCCTTGGCTATCCACAAGGTTTAGTTTTTGATGCCACTACTCAGGATTTTGTTACCAACAACGTGTCTGTTGTTAAAAACAACGTGCTTACCGCATTCCAAACTTCAATTAGCCCAACCAGCTTAAATAATAAAGCTGATGCAAACGGTAATAAAAGAAATGTTTGGGCTGCAAATGGCAACTCATATGCAAGGTTAACTCAACCTTTCCTTAACAACAGCAACGTTCAGGTTAACCCAATCAACACCAGCGCATCACCTGCAACTGCAGGCGGCTGGGGCGCTTTCAATACACAAAGCCGTCCGTTCTGGGGTAACACTACCTGGATGAAATACTACTATTGATCTGCAAACATCGTAATTACATAATTTACCCTGTTTGTTTGACGAATCTGCGCTTTAATATTTAAAGCGCAGATTTTTTCATATTCACCATAACCGTTTTGGTATGCAAATTAAAATATTACCCATAATTAACCGCGTTGTTTTTTTTGCCGTGTTGGCAAGTATAGCTGTTGCCTGTAAAAAAGAAGTTTACCGACCCGGTATAGCCTCCGGCACCCGCTTTCCGAAGCTGATTGTAAACGGCTTTAGCCTTGATAGCATACAGATAAGAATCGGGCCGAAAAGCATAGCGGCCGGTTACTTGTTTGAAGATATTTCTGCCAATGCATTCGTGGTACCGTTTGATAGTACGCAAACGCTGAGCCGTATTGTGATGTATAAAAAAGATGGAAGCACACCTTACCAGGGCAGCCAGATCAATTTTAAAGATAAGTACCGGGATACAACCTTAAACGTTTTTTTTGACGGGAAAACCATCGAGTATAACCCCGTTTTAAAAAAGCCGATGGCTGGTAAAATGGGGCTGCGGATAAACTTCCGGTCAATAGCCTCAAATTACCGCGGGGCAGTTGATATAGCGATATACGAGCGTTACGCTGATAGTGAAGGCAATACCCTGATCAAGCCCGAAGCGCAGGTTATAAAAAATGTTAAGCGGGATGAATTTAGCCCCTATGTGGAGATTAATGGACCAACTACCGCCGATAATTTTTTAGATTATATATTTTATGTGCGTATGGCTGGTACTGATAACGCTATTAATTATCCTAACGGGGTTACGGTTACTCCTTTTGAGACATTCCCTTTTCAACCCGATTATACCTCGCTGTTAACGATAAACGATATAAGGCTTGTTACCGAGAACCCGAACCGGATAATTTACAGCATAACTGATCGCGCTAACGCGTTTCCTCAGGAATAGTAATTACTTAACATTTAACGCTGCCTTTGCGGCGTAATCAGATGCTGAATTATATAATTCGGCATTTTTTGTTTGCCTTGACGTGATGCTTAAGGCTTCGGAGCCGTTTATCAACGCGAGGGTGTGTTTCAAAATAGGGTCAAACTCGTTGCCAAATGGCTGTAAAGGCAAATTATCCCACTCGTTAACCGTCTCGGCGGGTGTGATGCCGCCGGAGTAGTTTCCGGCACCTAAGGCGTTGTAAAGCTTATAAACAATTGGGTACATAGTCCAGTTGATCCTTTTCGGCGTTCGTTTATCGCTGATGGTGATTGAGGCCTCATCTTTTCCGAGGGTTGTTTGGCCTATTTGTATTACATTGATATATGGCTTTAAGTTATTGATCACCAACTCCGCGGCTGAAGCAGTTGCCCCGGTTGTTAACACAAACAACCTTTTAAGACTTAGATTTTGCTGATAGAGATTTGAAAATGCAGGCCCGCCCTCGGCTTGCGCCGCAGTGGCAAAACCCTCTTTGCGCACAGCAGCATTTTTGTTTCCGCGATATTCAATAAAAGGCATGGTTTGATTAATATTGGGAGCTATCATACTGCACAACGCGGCTGCTGCGGCTACTTCACCACCGGCGTTATACCGCATGTCCAAAATCAGGTCGGTTACGCCTGCTGCCTTGAACCCCGAGAAAACGGATATATAGGCATTGCGGTCGGCGTTATTGAATATGGTGAAAAACAAGTATGCCGTTTTTTTGCCGTTATTATCAAATACCTTATAAACTGAGCTTTCTTCAAGTGTACGGCCCTCAAGTACGTTGGCCGTGCCTGTTTCTTTTATCACGCCGTTTTCAATGCTGGCTTGCATCAGCTGTACTGAGGTGTTTTTTAACAGATCAGCTTGCAGGTTAACGGCGTTGGCCGAAGTAAGGGTTGTGCCGTTAATTTGGGTAAAATATCGCCCCCGGCGTAAGCCCGCCGTTTGCGCCGGTGATGCATTAAGCACAAGTGTTACCAGGCCTATAACCTGTTTGCTTTTGGGCTCTGTAAAAACAACATAGTCAAAACCATATTTTGAACGGCTGGTGGCCTTTAACGATGACGAGGCGGCAGAAGTAATGAAAGAAAACCTGTCGGCCGTGTTTATAACACTGCTAAAAAAGGGTACCGGTTCCTGGTCTGGTTTAACACTGCCGGGCAAGTTGTCGGCCCAGTAATAATAGCGTTTAAGGCTATCCATTACCCAGGTATTAATTTCGGCATTTGTTACCGGCCCGGTAAATGGCTCAACGGTATCATTTTTTTTGCAGCTGTTTAATGCAAGCGCACCTGTAAAAAACGTAAATATGTATGCTTTTTTAACGTAAGTATGTAGTGCCATAAATATGTCGGGGCTATTACATCAAAAATACCTAACACAGGCATAGTAATACCTTAATAATATCCGTGTTTGTATAAAATAATATCTCTTTAACACATTGATAACATAACTATCGGTTTTGCTAATAATCAGTTACTTAAGAATGGTATTTAATATATTATAAAAACATGCCGGTAATATTTATCTAATATTGCCCTGATAGTTTTACGCTTAACTAACACGGGTATACTGTGTTTGTTAAGCGTGATAAAAATGTACAACCCCTTATTTAAACTACGCACTCTATTTTTTAGAAATAGTGCCGCTGTAATATTTTCGTGTATGGCGATATGGCTCCTGTCGTCATGCAGCGCTAAGCGGAACCTGGTTTACCTTAGCGATATTGCTGATACCGCAGCCTACAGCGCAGCAATAACTAATATGAGCGAACCCCGGATTCAACATGGTGACATCTTAAGCATCACCATTAACAACGTTGATCCCGAAACAAGCAATTTATTTAATAAGGGTATTTTGCCGGTAGCTGCCAGCAATCCGTTGCAAGGAAATACAGGCCTAACGGCGCAAAATATTGAAGGTTATCTGGTTGATAAAACCGGCAGCATCAATTTTCCATCGGTAGGTAAAATAAAGCTGGAGGGGCTAACGCCGGAGGAGGCCGTAGGAAAGATAACAACGGCAGTGGGTACGCTTGTGAAAAATCCGATAGTTAATGTACGATTTCTGAATTTCAAGGTAACCGTTATAGGCGAGGTAAATAAACCGGGCGTATTCAACGTAACCAACAATAAGCTAAATATATTGGAGGCGCTTGGTTTAGCCGGGGATATGACCATGTATGGCAGGCGCGAGGATGTTTGGGTGATGCATGAAGAGAAGGGAAACCGGAAAATAACGCACATTAATTTAAACAGCGGCAATGCCTTGCAGTCGCCGGCATTTTACCTGCAGCAAAACGATGTGGTGTATGTTAAGCCTGATAAAATGAAGGAGAAGCAGGCGCGCACCGATACCAAAACATTATCCATCATTGTAGCGGCAGCTACAGTTATTACGGTTATTATTTCAAGGCTATTTTAACACGAAGCACCTACATGTCGCAACCTAATCCATTTCAGCTTCAACCACTACAGCCGGTTAAACTAAAGGATGTTTTTATAAAATACCGTCGCAACGGGGGATGGTTTATACTATCCGTAATGTTGTGTGTTATACTGGCATTTTTTTACCTGCGGTATGCAACAACTCAGTACCGGGTTAATAGCACCATCCTTTTAAAAAGCAATGATAAGGGAGCCGATATGTCGCAGGTTGGTGATATGTTCAGTGATCTCGAGATTTTTAATGGCGGTAAAAATATTGATGATGAGATAGAGGTACTTAAGGGCAAAACACTTATGCTGCGCGTACTGCGTGAACTTAATTTAACCGCAACTTACTATAAAGAAGGCAAGATCAAAAAAACGGAAGTATATGGCCGTTCATTACCGGTGCGGCTCATTGTAAAAAAGCTCGATTCACTATCTGGCGGTAAAAGTGTAATCATAACCCCGGTTTCGGCTACACGGTACACCTGGGATGATGGAAGCACAAAAAAAACATACCCGTTCGGCCGCGAAATCAGTAACAACTATGGCGTGTTTACGGCAATTCCGTCAGGTAAAGCAATACCCACTTTAAATGAAAGCGTTATAGTGCAGTTAAATAACAGTAAGAAGCTGGTTGCTGATTATTTGCGTGAACTTACCATAACTCCTGTTAATAAAAACGGCAATGTACTTAAACTGAGCCTTAATACATCGGTGCCCCAAAAAGGGATTGATGTGCTTAATAAACTGGTACAGCTATATAACATCGAGGGTATTGAAAACAAGAATGAAATTGCCGCAAAAACAATCAGCTTTATTGATGGCCGGCTGATATACCTGGTTAGAGAGCTCTCAGGGGTTGAAAAAGATGTAGAGAATTATAAAAAGAAGAACGATGTAACGGATATTAGTTCAGAATCGCAGCAGTACCTGCAAAACACCGGCGACTATGAAAAAAAGCTGAGCGATTATGAAATACAGATCAGCATACTGCAGTCTGTACAAAATTACATTGCCAAACAGGGGCCGCAGTTTGACCTTGTACCCAGTTCGTTAAGTATACACGATGCTACGCTGGTTCAACTGATAGACAGTTATAACCAATTACAGTTGCAGCGCAAGCGCATACTTTCTTCAAATTATGAAACGAGTCCGGTTGTAATTAATATAACCGACCAGTTGAACGCACTGCGGGGCAACATACTTGAGAATATTAAAAACATCAAAAGGGGCCTGATTATTTCCCGTAATGCCTTGGCTACAAAGAATGTAAAATTCGAGTCGCTTAAAAAAAATGTACCATCAATTGAGCGCGAACTGCTTGAAATAAAAAGGCAGCAAAATATAAAGGAAAATCTTTACCAGTACCTGCTTCAAAAACGCGAAGAAGCCACATTGTCAAAAGCGGCGGCAGTGTCAAACTTTACCATTATTGACCGGGCCGATGTGGATGATCTGCCGGTTAAGCCGCAACGTTCGCTTATTTTGTTGTTGGCATTAATAGCCGGTTTGGTACTGCCGGTTATTGTAATGGCCATACGTAACGTGTTAAATGATAAGGTTACCACTATTGATGATATTAAAGATGCTGAGGTGCCTGTGCTTGGCGAGATCATCCACATACTATCGCATAACAAGGTTTTGGTAGAGAAGAACAGCCGTACAGTATTTTCAGAAATGTTCAGGCTGCTGCGAAGCAAACTCCAGCTATCGGCTACAGAAGATCAAAATAAGGTATTGCTGGTAACTTCAACCATGAGTGGCGAAGGCAAAACATTTTTTAGCATAAACATGGGCGCTACGCTTGCCCTTGCCGGTAAAAAGGTTTTGCTAATGGAGTTTGATTTGCGTAAACCCAAGCTTATCAATGACATGGGCCTATCGGCAAAGTTGGGGATAACTAATTACCTGGTGTCAGATAAATATCAGCTTGATGATTTAATTATTCAGGTACCCGAAATAAGTAACCTCTATGTAATTGGATGTGGCGATGTACCACCAAATCCCTCGGAACTGATATTGAGCGATAAAATGGTTACGCTGTTTGAACAACTTAAGCGACAGTTCGATCATGTTATTATTGATTCACCCCCGGTAGGATTGATTGCGGACGCTTACAATCTGTCGATGT
This Mucilaginibacter defluvii DNA region includes the following protein-coding sequences:
- a CDS encoding GumC family protein, translating into MSQPNPFQLQPLQPVKLKDVFIKYRRNGGWFILSVMLCVILAFFYLRYATTQYRVNSTILLKSNDKGADMSQVGDMFSDLEIFNGGKNIDDEIEVLKGKTLMLRVLRELNLTATYYKEGKIKKTEVYGRSLPVRLIVKKLDSLSGGKSVIITPVSATRYTWDDGSTKKTYPFGREISNNYGVFTAIPSGKAIPTLNESVIVQLNNSKKLVADYLRELTITPVNKNGNVLKLSLNTSVPQKGIDVLNKLVQLYNIEGIENKNEIAAKTISFIDGRLIYLVRELSGVEKDVENYKKKNDVTDISSESQQYLQNTGDYEKKLSDYEIQISILQSVQNYIAKQGPQFDLVPSSLSIHDATLVQLIDSYNQLQLQRKRILSSNYETSPVVINITDQLNALRGNILENIKNIKRGLIISRNALATKNVKFESLKKNVPSIERELLEIKRQQNIKENLYQYLLQKREEATLSKAAAVSNFTIIDRADVDDLPVKPQRSLILLLALIAGLVLPVIVMAIRNVLNDKVTTIDDIKDAEVPVLGEIIHILSHNKVLVEKNSRTVFSEMFRLLRSKLQLSATEDQNKVLLVTSTMSGEGKTFFSINMGATLALAGKKVLLMEFDLRKPKLINDMGLSAKLGITNYLVSDKYQLDDLIIQVPEISNLYVIGCGDVPPNPSELILSDKMVTLFEQLKRQFDHVIIDSPPVGLIADAYNLSMFADRTLYLIRYNYTLKEQVKIIQEIRTRKELRNMMLVLNDGRKENMQGYGDYGYRYSYGYTIDDKQPASWWKRLVARL
- a CDS encoding polysaccharide biosynthesis/export family protein produces the protein MAIWLLSSCSAKRNLVYLSDIADTAAYSAAITNMSEPRIQHGDILSITINNVDPETSNLFNKGILPVAASNPLQGNTGLTAQNIEGYLVDKTGSINFPSVGKIKLEGLTPEEAVGKITTAVGTLVKNPIVNVRFLNFKVTVIGEVNKPGVFNVTNNKLNILEALGLAGDMTMYGRREDVWVMHEEKGNRKITHINLNSGNALQSPAFYLQQNDVVYVKPDKMKEKQARTDTKTLSIIVAAATVITVIISRLF
- a CDS encoding S41 family peptidase, yielding MALHTYVKKAYIFTFFTGALALNSCKKNDTVEPFTGPVTNAEINTWVMDSLKRYYYWADNLPGSVKPDQEPVPFFSSVINTADRFSFITSAASSSLKATSRSKYGFDYVVFTEPKSKQVIGLVTLVLNASPAQTAGLRRGRYFTQINGTTLTSANAVNLQADLLKNTSVQLMQASIENGVIKETGTANVLEGRTLEESSVYKVFDNNGKKTAYLFFTIFNNADRNAYISVFSGFKAAGVTDLILDMRYNAGGEVAAAAALCSMIAPNINQTMPFIEYRGNKNAAVRKEGFATAAQAEGGPAFSNLYQQNLSLKRLFVLTTGATASAAELVINNLKPYINVIQIGQTTLGKDEASITISDKRTPKRINWTMYPIVYKLYNALGAGNYSGGITPAETVNEWDNLPLQPFGNEFDPILKHTLALINGSEALSITSRQTKNAELYNSASDYAAKAALNVK